One Pseudobutyrivibrio xylanivorans genomic window, GCTACAAGAACCAAATCCAGTGCAACATTCAACACAGATGAGAATAATAAGTACAACAATGGGTGATAACTATCTCCTACGGAACGCATTATGTTCATAAATACATTGTATAAAACAATAGTCGAAATGCCACCGAAGTATATATTGAAGTATGCATAAGAATATGGCAAAACCTCAGCTGGTGTATCAATTATGCGAAGCATAATAGGTACAAAAACAACGCCAATGATTGTGGCAACTACACAACAAATCAGAGCAAAAAGCACATTGCTGTGAATTGATTTGCGCACATTTTCATCATCACCAGCTCCAAAGTATCTGCTTATGATAATTCCACCGCCGGCACCCATTCCACCAAAAAAACCTACAATAAAAAAGCTCAAAGCTCCGCCTGAGCTAATAGCTGCAAAGGCATTGCTTTCAGCAAAGTTTCCAACGACCCATGCATCAGCTATATTGTACAGCTGCTGCAATAATTGGCCCATAAATAAAGGGATGCAAAATTTAAACATCCCCTTACCTATAGAACCATTTAATAAATCAATTGATTTACTATTCATTTTAATCCTCATCTAATACATGTATCTCGAGATAATCAAAAGGTACTTCATCCACAAAATTATCCTGTGTGAAGCGTGCCTTCCCGTGACGCTTGAACTCGCGGATAGTTGAGTCCAGCCAAACTGGCTTGCTAGTGTCAAACTCATAGCTTGCTTTATCCACCGCATTAAAAATCTTGTGGGTGCGAGTCTCCTCTGAATTATCTTCTACAACAAGGTCATGGAGAAGACGATTATCTTTCCACGATTTAAACCATATTCTCATGTCGTCTCCTCTGTCTGTGTGTTTCGTACATTAATATGCTGGCAGCCACCGATGCATTTAGCGACTCAAGCTTTCCCTCCATAGGAATTCGTAAATACGAACTAGCATGATCTGCAATCTCATCTGTAAGTCCATTACCCTCGTTTCCAATCATGAAGGCTGTAGGGCCAGTGTAGTCGAAGCTATCGTGGAACTTCTCGCCCCTCAGGTGAGCTGCATAAACTGAAACACCAAACTGTGACTTCAGCTGCTCAATTGTCTCACCCAAATCAGCTACCACAATATGAGGCATTCTGAAAATGCTTCCCATGGTAGAGCGAACCACCTTTGGAGAATAAATATCCACTGTGGTACCATTCATAATGATTCCAGTAGCTCCAGCACCCTCAGCGGTACGGACAATAGTACCCATATTACCAGGGTCCTGTAAAGATTCCAAAATCACAATGTGCGCAGGCTTTCCTGTGCCCTCTCCCAGCACATCTGAAAGAGTAAAATCCTGCATTTTTACCAACGCAAGAACTCCCTGAGGTGTGACTGTATCACTCATGGAATTAAAGACAGACTTCGCCACCTCTTCGATGACAATAGAAGGAGCCTTTGCCTTTATATCCTCCACAAAAGCGGCTCCCTCTGCCGAATCTGCAAAACCCTCTACGTAATAAACAGCATGAAGAAGCTCTGCAGGCACCTCTGCCACAGCGCGAATTCCCTCAACCACAAAAAGCCTTTGAGCTTTACGCTCTCTGGCTTTTTTGTTAAGTGCTATTATGTTTTTGATTTGATTATTCTGTGTACTTGTAATCATTGTTCAACGAATTGCAAATCTGATACTGATACTCATCAACGTCCTTGTGCATAGCAAGTGCCTCATCGATATCGAAATCAACGAACTCACCGTGACGGTAACCAACTACACGGTTTGTCTTGCCCTCGCAAAGAAGATCAACTGCCATAGCGCCCATTGTAGAAGCGTAAACACGGTCCTTACATGTTGGTGAACCACCACGCTGCATGTGACCAAGGATAGTAGCACGTGTCTCAATACCTGTAGCTGCCTCGATACGCTTAGCCATAGATGTTGAGTGGCCGATACCCTCTGCATTGATAATGATGTGGTGCTGCTTGCCCTTCTTACGTCCCTCGATGATGTGATTTACAAGCTTCTGCTCATCGTAATCATATCTCTCTGGAAGGAGAACATCCTCTGCACCGTTTGCAATACCGCACCAAAGGGCGATGTAACCTGCTCCACGACCCATAACCTCGATGATAGAGCAACGCTCGTGTGACGTAGATGTATCACGAACCTTATCGATAGCTTCCATAGCTGTATTTACAGCTGTATCGAAACCGATTGTGTACTCTGTACAAGCGATATCAAGATCGATAGTACCTGGAAGACCGATTGTGTTGATTCCGAACTTAGAAATCTTCTGAGCTCCCTTGAAAGAACCGTCACCACCGATAACAACAAGTCCATCGATACCTGCTTCTTTAGCCTTCATAGCTGCCTTCTCCTGGTATACAGGATCGAGCATCTCTAAACAACGTGCAGTCTGAAGAATAGTACCACCACGCTGAATAGTCTCTGAAACACTATGTGCGTTCATATCTATAATCTCGCCAGAAAGAAGTCCAGCGTAACCTCTTCTGATACCTTTAACTGTCTTGCCTCTAGCGATAGCCTGACGAACAACAGCACGAATAGCTGCGTTCATACCAGGTGCATCACCACCTGAGGTAAGCACACCAATTGTCTTAACTTGATCTGCCATTTAAAAATTCCTCCTAGATAATCCCTCTTCAAACAATCCGCATATATTTTAGCTTCTTTTGCAAACGTTTTCAATAAAAATAATAGAAAATACATGGTTTATTTATATTTCTGGAGATAATCCCTTTCTACCATCTCTTGCTCTTTGCAAATTCAACCTTGCCCGCTACTGTTCGAACATTGTCATCTCCGAATACTTCCTTTAGAACTGCAAGATTCTCGGATGTCGCAGCGAGGCACCAGTTAGCTGGCATAACCTTGATTTCCTTTTCCTGCTTGAAATAGATAACAAGAACGTCTTTTCCATCCATTTCCTTGATAATGCCTGCCAGCTTCTTTTCTGTTTCCTCATAGCCAGCCTTGCTTTCAAGCTGAATCCACACACGCTGCGGGCAATCATCAAAACTCTTTATATCCTGACAGATAAGCTTTGCATCCTTATCTTCCTCAACCTGTACGCGGCCCTTAACAAAGACCTTATTGCCATCATTTATAAGGATACGTGCCTGCTCATAGGAATTCGGAAATACGATAACCTCTACCGAACCGGTGACATCCTCCAGTGTGATGAATGCCATTGCCTTGCCCTGCTTGGTGAACTTTGTGGTAACGCCCATAATCATTCCACCAATGACTACTTCGGTGTCATCCTGAACAGTAGGCTTTCCTGTTTCCTCATCCACGGCAAATTCACTGGCGTGGTTTGTGACATTTTTATTCATGACCTCCATGTATTCGCCTAGCGGATGACCGCTTACATAGACACCCATGAGTTCCTTTTCAAAGCCCAGCTTCATTTCCTCGTCAAATTCTTCCACGACGGGCATTGAAATCTTCAAGTCCTCCTTCTGTTCATCACTTGCAAAGTCAAAGAGTGACATTTGACCTTCGATTTCGTTTTTCTTCCTATTATTAACTGAATCAAGAATCATCGGAAATACCATGCACTTCTGACGACGGTTCCCCTCTATAGTATCAAGTGCTCCAGCCTTAATCAGGTTCTCGATTGTGCGCTTGTTGGCGTCGTATTTAACGATTCGATTTATGAAATCCTCTAGGTCACGGTATAAGCCATTTAATTTTCTATCCTGGATAATACCAGCAATAGTGTTACTTCCAACAGACTTGATTGCTGACAGGCCATATCTAATCTTGCCATTATCAACGGCAAAATCTGCCTCTCCATAATTTACGTCAGGTGGCAGCAACTCGATTCCAGCTTCTCTGCAGGATGCTATATATTCCGCAATCTTCGTGCTGCTGTTAAGCACTGATGTCATAAGAGCAGCCATAAATTCCAACGGATAATATTTTTTTAAATATGCTGTCTGTACGGCAACGTAAGAATAGGCTGCCGCATGGCTCTTATTAAATCCATACTCAGCGAAAGGCATCAATTGATCAAACAGCCAGTTTGCATCTTCCTCTGAAATGCCATTCTTATCAAAGCATCCCTGAACGAAGGTTGGTCGCTCAGCAGCCAGCTTGTCTCTTTTTTTCTTACTCATCATTCGTCTTACATTGTCAGCTCGCCCCATGGTATAACCGGCACAGGTAGTCATAATCTGCATAACCTGCTCCTGATAAACAGGGAAACCATAAGTATCCTGTAAGACATCTCTAAGCAATGGGAATCGTTCGATGAATGGAGATTCCTTTCCTGTATTCTTACAATCAATAATATTAGGAATGAAATCCATTGGACCTGGACGATAAACAGCATTTGCCAATATCAAATCTCCAATTTGAGTTGGATTAAGCTGCTTCAAAAGATTTTTCATTCCCGCAGACTCAAACTGGAAGACGCCGTCAGTTTTTCCAGCCGCGAAGAGCTCCATTGCGCCCTTGTCATTGTAATCTATCTTGTGTAAATCTATTTTGATGCCGTGGTTTTTCTCCACCTGCTTAATGGTATCATTAATAACAGTAAGATTTCGAAGACCAAGGAAGTCCATCTTCAAAAGACCGATCTCTTCGATAACTTCCTTTTCGTACTGGGTTATGATTACGTCACCTTTTCCCAGTGCAAGTGGCATATACTCATCTGTTGGCTTTCCAGAAATAACAACGCCAGCTGCATGAACACCCGTGTTACGTGGCAATCCTTCAAGACTTTTACATATATCCAGAAGTTTTCTGATTTCGTCATCAGATTCATACATTGCCTTGAGTTCAGAACTATATTTAATTGCATTTGCTATGGTGACCTTCTCATCATTCGGAAGGACATCAGGAATCAACTTCTTTATGCTATTTGTATAAGGAATAGGAAGTCCCATTACACGTCCCACATCCTGAACAACGCTCTTTGGCTTCAACGTACCAAAGGTGACAATCTGTGTAACACACTCATCACCATATTTACGACGAACATAGTCAATAACCTCCTCGCGTCCCTCAGGGTCGAAGTCGGTATCTATATCAGGCATGGATACACGCTCTGGATTAAGGAATCTCTCAAAGACCAGATTGTATTTCATCGGATCTATGTCTGTGATTCCAGTAGTGTAACTGATAAGTGAACCAGCGGCAGAGCCACGGCCTGGTCCAACAGGAATATCATGTGTACGTGCATAATTTATGAAATCCCAAACAATAAGGAAGTATTCAATATATCCCATCTCCTTGATGGTATTTAGCTCGTAGGTGAGGCGTTCTTCATAAAGATGTGCATCATCTCCATAGCGCTCCTTCAAGCCATCAAAACACAGCTTGTTAAGATATGTCCATGCATTATATCCCTCTGGCACAGCAAAGGGTGGAAGACCTGCGATGTGGTATTCAATCTCTACATTACATCTGTCAGCAATTTCCTGAGTACGATATACTGCTTCCTTTGCATAAGGAAAAAGATCAAGCATTTCCTGCTCAGTCTTTACATAGAACTCCTCTGTCTCAAAGCGCATTCGGTCCGCATCGTCCATTTTAGCACCAGTCTGAATGCAAAGAAGAACGTCGTGACTGTAGGCATCCTCTTTATTTGTGTAGTGGCAGTCATTTGTGGCAACAAGTGGAATACCGGTCTCACTTGAAAGACGCATAAGCCCCTGATTAACATTCTTCTGTTCGACAATGCCATGGTCCTGCATCTCAAGAAAGTAATTATCTGTTCCAAACAAGTCTCTATATTTAACAGCTATTGCCTTTGCCTCATCGTACTGATTTCTCATCAATGCACGAGCAACCTCACCTGCAAGACAGGCAGAAAGGCAGATTATTCCCTCATGATATTTCTCTAAAATCTCAAAATCTACACGAGGCTTGTAATAGAATCCGTCAACAAATCCAGCTGAAACAATCTTTATAAGATTGTGATAGCCAACATTGTTTTCGGCAAGCAAAATAAGGTGATAATATCTATCGTCACCTTTTACCATTTCTCTATCAAAACGAGAGCCTGGTGCAACATATACCTCACAGCCTATGACTGGCTTCACCCCTTGGGCCATGCACTCGTCATAAAACTTTGTGACACCGTACATATTTCCATGATCAGTGATAGCGGCTGCCGTCATACCCTCAGCCTTGCACTTTGCAACATAACTCTTTATTTTATTGGAACCATCCAAGAGTGAATACTCCGTATGGGTGTGTAGATGTACAAAACTCATAACATACTCTCTTTCAAAAAAAATCACTACCACTATTGTATAGTGGTAGCGACTAAATCACAATGTATTATTTTGCATCCTTCAATGCGTACGCAATATTGATAGCGTGGTCAGCGCATCGCTCAAGGTCTGTAACCATATCTGAGAAGATAACGCCTGCGATAGGCTCGCATTTATTTTCCATAAGACGCTCAACGTGATGATTGATGAGCTGTTTCTCCTGCTTATCTACCTTTGACTCAAGCTTTTCAATCTTTGGAAGATTGTCGTAGTTCTCTGAAGTGAAAATATCGATAGCAAGTTCAACCTCTTCCATAGAATTATCTGCCATTTCCTTCAATTCCTTGGCAGCCTTCTTAGAAAGCTTTGTCTTTTTATTCTTCATGCGGGTAGCATACTCGATGATATTCTCTGCGTGGTCAGAAATACGCTCCATATCAGTAACTGCAATTGTGATTGCAGAGATACGTCGAAGATTTGCTGGTGATAAATTCAATGCCTGAAGCTTCACCATTGCATCCTGAATTGCATGATTTAGGATGTTAACAGTTTCTTCTCTCTCCTCAACATCCTCAACCTTCTCTGGCGAGTAGTCAAAGAAGCAATCTATAGCCTTTTCAAAATTCTCTGCTGCAATAGCGCCCATTCTGGCTGCCTCAAGCTGTGCCTGATGAATAGCCATGTTTGCTGGGACATTGCTAACCTGTGACATAAATACAAGCTTTCGATCCTCTGCTGCACGAGTCTCCTCTGGAAGCTCAGGTATAAACATATATGTGAGCTTAATAATCCAATCTGTGAATGGGAAGATGATGCAAACAGCTATGATAGCAAATACTGTATGTGTGTTAGCTATCTGACGTCCTGGATCAGCTGATGTAGACTGAATCCAACTCAAAAGTGGTGTCACATGGATAATGATAACAATGATTGCTGCTCTAATTACATTGAATAAAAGATTCAAAATAGCTGAACGCTTACCATTTCTGTTGGCTGTAAGTGACGCAAGAAGGTTTGGTGTAACAGAACCAATGGCTGCACCAATTACAAGATATACCGCAATGTCGTAATCCAAAATTCCCTGCACAACAAACGCCTGGAAAATAACTGTCGCAGATGATGAGCTCTGCAATAAAGCTGTAAATGCAATACCAAATAGCAAAGCAAGGAATGGATTGCGTAAAGTACTAAGGAAGTTAACAAACATTTCCGACTGTGAAAGTGGCGCTATCGCCGCCTTCATAATAGTAATACCCTGGAAGAGCATACCAAAGCCCATGATAACTGTACCGATATGCTTTACCAAATCCTTCTTAATGAAAAGGTACATTACCGCACCTGCAAAAAGAAATAGCGGTGTGAATGTAGCAATATTAAAGGCTGTAATCTGTGCTGTGACTGTGGTACCGATATTGGCACCAAGGATAACTCCAATAGCCTGTGCCAGGGTCATCATTCCAGAGTTAACGAAACCGATAACCATAACATCAGTAGCTGAAGAGCTCTGAACAAGGACTGTCATAAGAAGTCCAACAAGAACAGCTACTAATTTGTTTGTAGTAGCCTTCTCTAAGATAATTTGAAGATTATCACCGCAACTATTCTTAAGTCCAGTGGACATGATGGACATTCCAAAAAGGAACAAGCCCACTCCACCTAATAGTGATAATATTTCTGCAATTGTCATTTCATTCTCCTTCTACTCAGGGTCCCTCGAACAAATAATAAACCCTGTACTTTTCCTTCGTGAAAAGTAATTCTTTACTCTTTTTCTTTGTCCTTATGTATCATAACAGACTTCATAGGGAATGTCTAAGAAAATAATTGAGTCGTAAGCTTATTATTAGCATTTTCATCACATTCTATATATAAGCCTTAATAAATATACCATCTTCTCGGTATTCTTCTGAAATCAGCTCGCCATTTTCACGAATTTTCGCAATGCTTCCTGCCTCTGAGTATGGCACCAATTTCTCCACATACTGCTTACCGTCTCTGAGAAGTTCCGCTAAAATCTCTTTAACCCTGTCCAAACCTTTGCCAGTTTTTATAGATGTATGAACTGTGTAATCTGCCCTCAGGTCATGATAATCATGCTCGTCAGCCACCTTGTCCACCTTATTGAAGATAGTGACAACCGGTTTATCACACACTCCAAGCTTATCAAGTGTCTCGTATACTATTTCCATCTGACGGTCCATCTGAGGGTTGCTCACATCCACCACATGTATTATATAATCTGCATACTTTGCTTCCTCAAGTGTACTCTTGAAAGCATCTACAAGGTGATGTGGAAGCTTGCGAATAAAGCCAACTGTGTCTGTAAGAAGAATCTTCTGGTCGTTATCCAAAAGAAGCTCTCTCGTTGTAGGATCGAGTGTTGCAAATAATGCATCCCATTCTAAAATATCAGCATCTGTCATCTTATTTAAAAATGATGATTTGCCGGCATTAGTGTAGCCTACAATTGCTGCTACTGGCACGCCATTTCTCTGTCGCTTCGCTCTTGTAATTTCACGATGAGATACCACATCCGCAAGTTCTTTTTTAAGCTGAGTGATTCGTCCGGCAATAAGACGCTTATCCATCTCAAGCTTCTTCTCACCTGGGCCACGGGTACCAATGGCTCCACCGCCACCTGCTGCCGTACCACCCACACGAGACATATTTTTGCCAAAGCCTGTAAGACGTGTCATCTCGTAACGAAGCTGCGCCAGCTCTACCTGAATCTTTCCTTCGGCTGTACCAGCACGAGCTGCAAATATATCAAGGATAATCAGTGTCCTGTCCATTACCTTTGTATCAAGAGCATCTGCCAGATTTCGCATCTGAGCTGGTGTCAACTCGTCATCACAGACAATGCCTGTCGCGCCTGTCTCCCAGATTAAATCAGCTATCTCATCAACCTTTCCAGTGCCTACGTAGGTGCCAGGATTGCGACGCTCAAGGTTTTGCATAATTTCTCCAACAACCTCTGCTCCAGCAGTCTTGCAAAGATCCTTCAATTCATCAAGTGAATCTCTGGCCTCTACCTCGTCACCTTCATTCACTGCAACAAGTATTACTTTTTCTACTATCTTTTCTGTATTTACCATTTTATTTCCTATCTTCAAAACTATTCCATATTGATTGTAACATATCTAATCTCTGCAAAATAGTAATTTTCTATTGACTCGTTCTAATTGTTGTGGTACCTTTTTTTTGAAATTTAATAAACTGATTCGCTAGGGGCGCATTTTGCTGAGAGGTTTATACCGACCCTTATCACTTGAACTGGATAATACCAGCGTAAGGAAGCTATTTTAGATGATCTCCTAGCATATTGTATGAAGGGAGATTTTTTATTATGATCAATCACGTTTCTTCAAACGAAAAGTCAAAGGTTAGCTTTACAGCAAAGCAGCTTGCATTCTGTGCTGTTGCCATGGCTCTTGCCTTTGTTCTTTCTAACATCAAGGTTTTCAAGTTTCCTACAGGCGGTTCAATCACTGCATTTTCTATGCTGGTTGCATGCCTGCCAGGATTCTTTTTCGGTCCTCTTGTGGGCATCGTAACCGGCGTTGCCTACGGCCTATTAAATCTCATTGTAGATCCATATATATTATTTCCTGCGCAGGTAATCGTTGATTACATCCTTGCTTTCGGAGCTCTTGGCCTCTCAGGATTTTTTGCAAATAAGAAATTTGGCCTTATCAAAGGCTACATCGCCGCAGTTCTTGGCCGTTACGTATTTGCAGTAATCTCTGGCTGGATTTTCTTCGGAGAATGGGCTTGGGAAGGTTGGAGCCCACTTACTTATTCACTTGCGTACAATGCAATATACATCTTCGCCGAAGCTGCTGTTACACTTGTAGTTCTCTTCCTCCCACCTGTCCGTGATTTGATGGGAAGACTTAAGGATATGGCGACGAACTAATTCTAATAATCAAAAATGACTCTCTCCAAGGATTTCGTTTGAAGAGAGTCATTTTTCATTTTTATTATCTTTTGATTTTCCCGCTGCCCGTCTTCTCCAAGGGTTCACTTTGAATATCTTTCTTGTAAATCCTCTTAAAAATTGGCAATCTTTTATTCAAATCAGCAATATATGCAGCCACCAAGTCTTTCTTATCTTCATCTGCATAAATTCTTGTACAAATTCTATCCCCCTCTGCATAAACCTTACATTCATGGATAAATTCGCATTTATAAAGCTCGTTTTCAAGCTCCTCAGGACTAACATTTTCTCCACCGGAAAGGATAATCAAATTCTTCTTACGCCCTGTAATGTAGATATATCCATCCTCATCAATGTAGCCTAAGTCCCCCGTATGCAGCGCTCCGTCAATAACAGTCTTACTGGTTTCTACATCATTGTTGTGATAATATTTCATAATTGTAGGGCTTTTTATGCAAAGTTCGCCATCAATAAAGAAAACTTCTGTATTAGGTACTGTCCGTCCCACTGATTTCAAGTGATTCTTACAATCATAGTTGCAAGTGATGTTTCCACATGTTTCCGTCATACCGTAGAACTGTCCATACATTACTCCTTTATTTAATAAAGCTTCTATTGAATTAATATCCGGAGCTGCCCCTGCAGTAAGAATCAATTTTGCATGCCCCAATCGTTCCATGTGTCCTCTGGCTATTGCTTTCTTCCAGAGATTTAGCGTTGCAGGCGTTACAGCTGCACAGTCTATATTCTCATTTTCCAAATCAAAAAGGACATTACGTGGATTGCGACTAATATACATTGTACCGCCCATTTCCATTAGGGCAGCCCACGCTGTTATTCCAGCTATGTGATAAAATGGGAAATTAACATATGCATCTATATGCGAACTCACATCAATAGGTGCATATTCGTCTACAATTGTCTTTTGGAAACCAAACATATTCCCAACTGAAAGAACCACTCCTTTTGATTTCCCGGTTGTCCCAGATGTATAGATGATAAATAAATCTGAGTCTTTTTCCTCCGCTGAAAAATCACATAACTCCTTTATCCCACCTCTTTCACCAATCACTTCAGATAATGTTATCAAGGGAACTGACAAATCTTCATTATATATTTTGCCATTGTCAGTAATTACAAAGTCTGCCCCCGAATTACTAATTTCATAAAGAATATTGTCCTGACTTTCATAATAATTAACAGGAACCAGCACTGCTCTGCTGAATATAAGTGCCCCCATCAATACCATGTATTCATAGGATGAATCGCAATATGCAGCAATACGTTTGCCACTAATATCTCCTACTAATTGTTCTATATTGTAAGCACAAATTCCAACCTGAGCATAGTATTGTTCATAAGAGATATTGTAAGACTTATCGCCATCCAAAATACGATACGCAATCTTTGAGCCACACTTTTTTATATCTTCTAAAAAATGCACCATAATCTGAGCACCTCAAGTCATCGCTTACTTTCTATCACTTCAAGCATATCCTCTACTGTTCCAATCTCCAGCAATTCATCTTCATTAATTTTGACAGACAATTCCTTTTCAAGCTTGGAAACTATTGAAAGTACCTCAAGAGATGACAAATCCAAATCGTCAATAAAAGAACTATCTTTTTTTATTTCATCCTTTGGAATATCAGCAACATCCTCAATTATTTTTGCTAATATTTCAAATGTATTTTCCATCTATTTCACCTCCACAATTATCTGGAACTATTCCCAAATCTTACTTTACTAAAGATATTGCTTTTCGCCCAAACAAAAATATACGTAAGTCCAAATACAACTATAAATCTGACACCTATCACTATCAGATTTCTAAGCCAAACAGGTCCCTGCCAGTTATTAACAAAATCATACTGAAGGTAGACGCCTACTGCTGTTAATTCAATATTATGTATCAGCAAAACATATAGTGAATTTCTTCCAATACTTCGCAGACTGGTTGTAATTAAGCCTTTAGCTCTATTCAATCGCAAGAACCAATATATATTAGCAACAGCTACCAACGCCATTAAAAATATATACACAGGACCATAAGGATAATAACTAAGGGCCATATTAAATTCTGCTCCTAATGCTAATGTAGCAAGAAAAACCAACGCACAAATGAGGGTAACTGAAATACTTATCTTTTTGCTTATATCTGCTATGAAGTACTTTTTCTTTTTTGCAAAGTACCCTATACACATATATAAGGTTGCCACAAGACCTTGAGATATACACCACGGAGTTGTCGGTCCCTTACTAATAATCCAACCGATTATTGAAGCGATAACACAAGCCGCAAAAAGCTTTTCCCCCTCAAAGTAATTAAGAAACTGATTAAATACAACACTCCCTACAAACAATGCAACTAAAAACCACGCTACTCGGTTAGCTGGTATTTCATATCCAAATATTGCCAACGAATCTGACAATCCAAGTAATGACCCCAAGGCCAGTTTTATCGTCTCTTTGATTGTAGATTTAACTCCACCACCATATAACTCAAAATATGCTATTAGATGAACAATACACGTTAGTACAACAGTAATGCAATATGGTATCATTATGGACTTAAACT contains:
- the hflX gene encoding GTPase HflX codes for the protein MVNTEKIVEKVILVAVNEGDEVEARDSLDELKDLCKTAGAEVVGEIMQNLERRNPGTYVGTGKVDEIADLIWETGATGIVCDDELTPAQMRNLADALDTKVMDRTLIILDIFAARAGTAEGKIQVELAQLRYEMTRLTGFGKNMSRVGGTAAGGGGAIGTRGPGEKKLEMDKRLIAGRITQLKKELADVVSHREITRAKRQRNGVPVAAIVGYTNAGKSSFLNKMTDADILEWDALFATLDPTTRELLLDNDQKILLTDTVGFIRKLPHHLVDAFKSTLEEAKYADYIIHVVDVSNPQMDRQMEIVYETLDKLGVCDKPVVTIFNKVDKVADEHDYHDLRADYTVHTSIKTGKGLDRVKEILAELLRDGKQYVEKLVPYSEAGSIAKIRENGELISEEYREDGIFIKAYI
- the pfkA gene encoding 6-phosphofructokinase, with protein sequence MADQVKTIGVLTSGGDAPGMNAAIRAVVRQAIARGKTVKGIRRGYAGLLSGEIIDMNAHSVSETIQRGGTILQTARCLEMLDPVYQEKAAMKAKEAGIDGLVVIGGDGSFKGAQKISKFGINTIGLPGTIDLDIACTEYTIGFDTAVNTAMEAIDKVRDTSTSHERCSIIEVMGRGAGYIALWCGIANGAEDVLLPERYDYDEQKLVNHIIEGRKKGKQHHIIINAEGIGHSTSMAKRIEAATGIETRATILGHMQRGGSPTCKDRVYASTMGAMAVDLLCEGKTNRVVGYRHGEFVDFDIDEALAMHKDVDEYQYQICNSLNNDYKYTE
- a CDS encoding TrmH family RNA methyltransferase, giving the protein MITSTQNNQIKNIIALNKKARERKAQRLFVVEGIRAVAEVPAELLHAVYYVEGFADSAEGAAFVEDIKAKAPSIVIEEVAKSVFNSMSDTVTPQGVLALVKMQDFTLSDVLGEGTGKPAHIVILESLQDPGNMGTIVRTAEGAGATGIIMNGTTVDIYSPKVVRSTMGSIFRMPHIVVADLGETIEQLKSQFGVSVYAAHLRGEKFHDSFDYTGPTAFMIGNEGNGLTDEIADHASSYLRIPMEGKLESLNASVAASILMYETHRQRRRHENMV
- the thiT gene encoding energy-coupled thiamine transporter ThiT gives rise to the protein MINHVSSNEKSKVSFTAKQLAFCAVAMALAFVLSNIKVFKFPTGGSITAFSMLVACLPGFFFGPLVGIVTGVAYGLLNLIVDPYILFPAQVIVDYILAFGALGLSGFFANKKFGLIKGYIAAVLGRYVFAVISGWIFFGEWAWEGWSPLTYSLAYNAIYIFAEAAVTLVVLFLPPVRDLMGRLKDMATN
- a CDS encoding Na/Pi cotransporter family protein, which encodes MTIAEILSLLGGVGLFLFGMSIMSTGLKNSCGDNLQIILEKATTNKLVAVLVGLLMTVLVQSSSATDVMVIGFVNSGMMTLAQAIGVILGANIGTTVTAQITAFNIATFTPLFLFAGAVMYLFIKKDLVKHIGTVIMGFGMLFQGITIMKAAIAPLSQSEMFVNFLSTLRNPFLALLFGIAFTALLQSSSSATVIFQAFVVQGILDYDIAVYLVIGAAIGSVTPNLLASLTANRNGKRSAILNLLFNVIRAAIIVIIIHVTPLLSWIQSTSADPGRQIANTHTVFAIIAVCIIFPFTDWIIKLTYMFIPELPEETRAAEDRKLVFMSQVSNVPANMAIHQAQLEAARMGAIAAENFEKAIDCFFDYSPEKVEDVEEREETVNILNHAIQDAMVKLQALNLSPANLRRISAITIAVTDMERISDHAENIIEYATRMKNKKTKLSKKAAKELKEMADNSMEEVELAIDIFTSENYDNLPKIEKLESKVDKQEKQLINHHVERLMENKCEPIAGVIFSDMVTDLERCADHAINIAYALKDAK
- a CDS encoding DNA polymerase III subunit alpha; this encodes MSFVHLHTHTEYSLLDGSNKIKSYVAKCKAEGMTAAAITDHGNMYGVTKFYDECMAQGVKPVIGCEVYVAPGSRFDREMVKGDDRYYHLILLAENNVGYHNLIKIVSAGFVDGFYYKPRVDFEILEKYHEGIICLSACLAGEVARALMRNQYDEAKAIAVKYRDLFGTDNYFLEMQDHGIVEQKNVNQGLMRLSSETGIPLVATNDCHYTNKEDAYSHDVLLCIQTGAKMDDADRMRFETEEFYVKTEQEMLDLFPYAKEAVYRTQEIADRCNVEIEYHIAGLPPFAVPEGYNAWTYLNKLCFDGLKERYGDDAHLYEERLTYELNTIKEMGYIEYFLIVWDFINYARTHDIPVGPGRGSAAGSLISYTTGITDIDPMKYNLVFERFLNPERVSMPDIDTDFDPEGREEVIDYVRRKYGDECVTQIVTFGTLKPKSVVQDVGRVMGLPIPYTNSIKKLIPDVLPNDEKVTIANAIKYSSELKAMYESDDEIRKLLDICKSLEGLPRNTGVHAAGVVISGKPTDEYMPLALGKGDVIITQYEKEVIEEIGLLKMDFLGLRNLTVINDTIKQVEKNHGIKIDLHKIDYNDKGAMELFAAGKTDGVFQFESAGMKNLLKQLNPTQIGDLILANAVYRPGPMDFIPNIIDCKNTGKESPFIERFPLLRDVLQDTYGFPVYQEQVMQIMTTCAGYTMGRADNVRRMMSKKKRDKLAAERPTFVQGCFDKNGISEEDANWLFDQLMPFAEYGFNKSHAAAYSYVAVQTAYLKKYYPLEFMAALMTSVLNSSTKIAEYIASCREAGIELLPPDVNYGEADFAVDNGKIRYGLSAIKSVGSNTIAGIIQDRKLNGLYRDLEDFINRIVKYDANKRTIENLIKAGALDTIEGNRRQKCMVFPMILDSVNNRKKNEIEGQMSLFDFASDEQKEDLKISMPVVEEFDEEMKLGFEKELMGVYVSGHPLGEYMEVMNKNVTNHASEFAVDEETGKPTVQDDTEVVIGGMIMGVTTKFTKQGKAMAFITLEDVTGSVEVIVFPNSYEQARILINDGNKVFVKGRVQVEEDKDAKLICQDIKSFDDCPQRVWIQLESKAGYEETEKKLAGIIKEMDGKDVLVIYFKQEKEIKVMPANWCLAATSENLAVLKEVFGDDNVRTVAGKVEFAKSKRW